In a genomic window of [Empedobacter] haloabium:
- a CDS encoding calcium-binding protein: MAETIEVRYYRLSPLGYYHKYIVYTDSAGNQWGARGGPTRQPDGSFGDIRTTVGPYDSRFPDFDPENDDPREIIKSGDDLSEDWNNIVDAVDAIGNEHHAYDPLDTNSNATVDEALERAGLNEPEQDDLGDNWSPGSDTDLPAPGEPAGGDDSGDPSAPGGPGGGGGAPGAGGGSPDGPGGSSGGSSGGTGGTGGGSSGGPGGGGGGAGANGTTPPRRDPLVLDLDGDGIETTSTRNGTVVLFDHDADGVRTGTGWVKPDDGWLVMDRNGNGTIDSGRELFGVDTIKSNGQFASDGFDALRDLDANRDGKLDGSDSVFANLRIWRDLNQDGVTQAGELSTLGANGIVGIGVNATAVRTDLGNGNIQTAAGTFIRSNGTTGTTGETNGAAANLDLLVNTFYRQFTDHVPLTAQAKALPTLRGSGRVRDLDEAISLSSDLGNTVQGYVAQTTRAGQIGQLDTFIEKWANTADLKPLKAQADALASSGVKLTYTLAGLTAGTPAYDEFVRKLGVVERFMGFTYGGANGQARFTPLTATSGNVTVALAAEQVTSITLAYERFKTDIYESLLLETRLKPYYDKIGTTMQGEFPVFSFTQLEAAFTQAIKANPQQGIVDLVEFLSAFGEVKLAKLGWNASAFLARQIGAAPELASFSEELSSWTVRFAAATEHNLTGTSRPDLLTGTDAADTLYGRDGNDLLLGKGGNDNLYGEAGNDTLDGGSGNDYLSGGAGADVYLFGKGAGQDTVYNHDSDAAGTNADTIELAAGIAPEGVSLSRVSDDLIVRINGTDDTLRVQSYFNSDGSAPYAVEKIAFANGTAWDVATVKAKVLASSAGADSLLGYASADSIGGGDGNDTVYGYGGDDTIDGGNGADYLVAGEGNDTVRAGAGNDTVYSGNGNDSVRGDAHNDNLYGEAGNDTLDGGSGNDYLSGGAGADVYLFGKGSGQDTVANHDNDAVGTSADTIQLGAGITQADVALHRAGEDLLIAIKGTDDVLRVQSYFNGDAANSYVVETIRFADGSMLDTAIIKTMVQVPTLGNDTVYGYAGADTLDGNEGNDTLYGYAGNDSLRGGGGADYLQAGDGDDTARGGLGNDVLYGGSGHDGLYGNEQNDTLYGEAGNDTLDGGSGNDDLQGGAGADVYLFGKGSGRDAIYNADNDAAGTNADTIQLGAGVLPAGVALSRTGDDLVIAINGSDDTLRVQAYFNSDGASSYAVEMLRFADGTAWDVATVKAKVQAGTGNNDLLYGYAGADTLNGGEGNDTVYGGAGDDVLDGAAGADRLQGGDGNDIARGGIGNDTLSGDAGNDNLQGNEQHDTLYGEAGNDTLDGGAGNDYVAGGAGADVYLFGTGAGQDTLYNYDNDALGTNADTIQLGAGIAPAGVTLTRTGDDLVLTLAASGDTLRVQSYFHGEAASNYTVETIRFADGTTWDIAAVKAKVQAGSANNDTLHGYATADTLAGGEGNDVLYGQAGDDALTGASGNDNLQGGDGNDSARGGVGQDTVYGGNGNDLVHGNEGNDNVYGDAGNDTLDGGTGGDYLQGGSGADLYQFGKGGGQDTINNHDGDAVGTNADAILLGAGIAAGGVTLTRVSDDLLIAINGSDDTLRVQSYFYNDGASAYVMEHLKFADGTTWDYATVKSKLVTVTPAPSVSINGTPAGDNLAGGAGNDTLYGQAGNDTLDGGAGNDALYGGDGSDVYRFGKGAGRDTIGGYDVTAGKVDAIVLGAEVAEADVVLGREGDTLVLAIKGTGDTLRVSSYFNTDGAGGYQVEQIRFASGTTWDVAAVKAKVTAATGENDALIGYAGADNLAGLLGDDTLSGRAGNDTLDGGWGDDQLAGEDGDDVLRGGLHNDRLDGGNGADLLQGGDGDDTVYGQAGNDTLEGGAGNDTLDGGAGNDVYLFGRGAGRDTISAHDGTAGKVDVVRLGAGIAAADVTLKRDGDALVLSINGTADTLRVGSYFYNDASYGYQVEEIRFADGTTWDLATVKARVQAAGTDSDTLYGYATADNLAGLAGDDTVSGKGGNDTLDGGTGEDQLAGDDGDDVLRGGANNDRLDGGNGADNLQGGDGDDTVHGQAGNDTIDGGSGNDTLDGGAGNDAYLFGRGAGKDTISGYDSTAGKLDVIQLGAGIAAADVTLKRDGDALVLSIAGSGDTLRVASHFYADATYGYQVEQIRFADGTTWDLAAIKAKVQAGGNDSESLYGYAGNDSLVGLLGDDALYGRAGNDTLDGGWGDDQLAGEDGDDVLRGGLQNDRLDGGTGNDSLQGGDGDDTLYGQAGNDTLEGGAGNDTLDGGSGNDVYLFGRGAGKDTISAHESTAGKLDRIQLANGVAAADVVLQRDGDTLVLSLAGSSDSLRVNNYFSQDATYGYQVEEIRFADGTTWNVATVKQKVLAAGADNDTLIGYAGADSLAGLGGEDTLRARAGNDTLDGGAGDDNLYGEDGDDVLKGGLNDDQLDGGAGNDSLLGNEGADALSGQAGNDTLEGGAGNDTLDGGAGSDKYLFGKGAGADSISSYDGGASDDRVAFGAGVAEGQIWLQKSGSDLQLTLIETNDKLTIRNWYSGSAYRVDGFDLANGKHLLEGQVEALVSAMAAFAPPVPGQTSLPADYQAALNPVIAANWK; encoded by the coding sequence ATGGCAGAAACCATCGAGGTACGGTATTACCGCCTCAGCCCACTCGGCTATTACCACAAATATATCGTCTACACGGATTCGGCCGGCAACCAGTGGGGCGCCCGGGGCGGTCCCACCAGGCAGCCGGACGGCTCCTTCGGCGACATCCGCACCACCGTCGGCCCGTACGATTCCCGCTTTCCCGACTTCGATCCCGAAAACGACGATCCACGCGAGATCATCAAGTCGGGCGACGACCTGTCCGAAGACTGGAACAATATCGTCGATGCCGTGGACGCCATCGGCAACGAACACCATGCATACGATCCGCTCGACACCAACTCCAACGCCACGGTGGACGAGGCGCTCGAGCGTGCCGGCCTGAACGAGCCGGAACAGGACGACCTGGGCGACAACTGGTCGCCCGGTTCCGATACCGACCTGCCGGCGCCCGGCGAGCCGGCCGGCGGCGACGATAGCGGCGATCCTTCCGCACCGGGCGGCCCGGGCGGCGGCGGCGGCGCGCCCGGTGCCGGCGGCGGCAGTCCCGACGGCCCCGGCGGCAGCTCCGGCGGCAGCTCGGGCGGCACCGGTGGCACGGGCGGCGGCTCCTCCGGCGGTCCCGGCGGTGGCGGCGGCGGCGCCGGTGCCAACGGCACCACCCCACCGCGGCGCGATCCGCTCGTGCTGGACCTGGACGGCGACGGCATCGAGACCACCAGCACTCGCAACGGCACCGTCGTGCTGTTCGACCACGACGCCGACGGCGTGCGCACCGGCACCGGCTGGGTCAAGCCGGACGATGGCTGGCTGGTCATGGACCGCAACGGCAACGGCACGATCGACTCGGGCCGCGAGCTGTTCGGCGTGGACACCATCAAATCGAACGGCCAGTTCGCCAGCGACGGCTTCGACGCCTTGCGCGACCTGGACGCCAACCGTGACGGCAAGCTCGATGGCAGCGACAGCGTGTTCGCCAACCTGCGCATTTGGCGCGACCTGAACCAGGACGGCGTCACCCAGGCGGGCGAGCTGTCCACGCTGGGTGCGAACGGCATCGTCGGCATCGGCGTCAATGCCACGGCCGTGCGCACGGACCTGGGCAACGGCAATATCCAGACGGCCGCCGGCACCTTCATCCGTTCCAACGGCACCACGGGCACCACCGGCGAGACCAATGGCGCGGCCGCCAACCTGGACCTGCTGGTCAACACCTTCTACCGCCAGTTCACCGACCACGTGCCGCTGACCGCCCAGGCCAAGGCGCTGCCGACCTTGCGCGGTTCCGGCCGCGTGCGCGACCTGGACGAGGCCATCAGCCTGTCGTCCGACCTGGGCAACACGGTGCAGGGCTATGTGGCGCAAACCACCCGCGCCGGCCAGATCGGCCAGCTCGACACCTTCATCGAGAAGTGGGCCAATACGGCCGACCTGAAGCCGCTCAAGGCGCAGGCGGACGCGCTGGCATCCAGCGGCGTCAAACTGACCTACACCCTGGCCGGCCTGACCGCCGGCACGCCCGCCTACGACGAGTTCGTGCGCAAGCTGGGCGTGGTGGAACGCTTCATGGGCTTCACCTATGGCGGCGCCAACGGCCAGGCGCGCTTCACGCCGCTGACCGCGACGTCGGGCAACGTGACGGTCGCGCTGGCGGCCGAGCAGGTCACCAGCATCACGCTGGCCTACGAGCGCTTCAAGACGGACATCTACGAATCGCTGCTGCTGGAAACGCGCCTGAAGCCCTACTACGACAAGATCGGCACCACGATGCAGGGCGAGTTCCCGGTATTCTCGTTCACGCAACTGGAAGCGGCCTTCACCCAGGCCATCAAGGCCAACCCGCAGCAAGGCATCGTCGACCTGGTCGAGTTCCTCAGCGCGTTCGGCGAAGTCAAGCTGGCCAAGCTGGGCTGGAATGCCAGCGCTTTCCTGGCGCGCCAGATCGGCGCCGCGCCGGAGCTGGCCAGCTTCAGCGAAGAGCTGAGCAGCTGGACGGTGCGCTTTGCCGCCGCTACGGAACACAACCTGACGGGCACCTCGCGCCCCGACCTGCTGACCGGCACCGACGCCGCGGACACGCTGTATGGCCGCGACGGCAACGACCTCCTGCTGGGCAAAGGCGGCAACGACAACCTGTACGGCGAAGCCGGCAACGACACACTCGATGGCGGCAGCGGCAACGACTACCTGAGCGGTGGCGCCGGCGCCGACGTCTACCTGTTCGGCAAGGGCGCCGGCCAGGACACGGTGTACAACCACGACAGCGACGCCGCCGGCACCAATGCGGACACCATCGAGCTGGCCGCCGGCATCGCGCCGGAAGGCGTGTCGCTGAGCCGCGTGAGCGACGACCTGATCGTGCGCATCAACGGCACCGACGACACCCTGCGCGTACAGAGCTACTTCAACAGCGACGGCAGCGCACCTTACGCGGTCGAGAAGATCGCCTTCGCCAACGGTACCGCATGGGATGTCGCCACGGTCAAGGCCAAGGTGCTCGCCTCCAGCGCCGGTGCCGATTCCCTGCTCGGCTATGCCAGCGCCGACAGCATCGGCGGCGGCGACGGCAACGATACCGTCTACGGCTACGGCGGCGACGACACGATCGACGGCGGCAACGGCGCCGACTACCTGGTGGCGGGCGAAGGCAACGACACGGTGCGCGCCGGCGCCGGCAACGACACGGTCTATAGCGGCAACGGCAACGACAGCGTGCGCGGCGATGCCCACAACGACAACCTGTACGGCGAAGCCGGCAACGACACGCTCGATGGCGGCAGCGGCAACGACTACCTGAGCGGCGGCGCCGGCGCCGACGTCTACCTGTTCGGCAAGGGCTCGGGCCAGGACACCGTCGCCAACCACGACAACGACGCGGTCGGCACCAGCGCCGACACGATCCAGCTGGGCGCCGGCATCACCCAGGCCGACGTGGCGTTGCACCGGGCCGGCGAGGACCTGCTCATCGCCATCAAGGGCACGGACGACGTACTGCGCGTGCAAAGCTACTTCAACGGCGACGCCGCCAATAGCTACGTCGTCGAGACCATCCGCTTCGCCGACGGCAGCATGCTCGACACGGCGATCATCAAGACGATGGTGCAGGTGCCCACGCTGGGCAACGACACCGTGTACGGCTATGCCGGCGCCGACACGCTGGACGGCAATGAAGGCAACGACACGCTGTACGGCTATGCCGGCAACGACAGCCTGCGCGGCGGCGGCGGTGCCGATTACCTGCAGGCGGGCGACGGCGACGACACGGCGCGCGGGGGCCTCGGCAACGACGTGCTGTACGGCGGCAGCGGCCACGATGGCCTGTACGGCAACGAACAGAACGACACACTGTACGGCGAAGCCGGCAACGACACGCTCGATGGCGGCAGCGGCAACGACGACCTGCAAGGCGGCGCCGGCGCAGACGTCTACCTGTTCGGCAAGGGCTCCGGCCGCGACGCGATCTACAACGCCGACAACGACGCGGCCGGCACCAATGCCGACACGATCCAGCTGGGCGCCGGCGTCCTGCCGGCCGGCGTCGCGCTGAGCCGCACCGGCGACGACCTCGTCATCGCCATCAACGGCAGCGACGACACCCTGCGCGTGCAGGCCTACTTCAACAGCGACGGCGCCTCCAGCTACGCGGTCGAGATGCTGCGCTTCGCCGACGGCACCGCCTGGGACGTGGCGACGGTCAAGGCCAAGGTGCAGGCCGGCACCGGCAACAACGACCTGCTGTACGGTTATGCCGGCGCGGACACCCTGAACGGCGGCGAAGGCAACGACACGGTCTACGGTGGTGCCGGCGACGACGTGCTCGATGGCGCCGCCGGCGCCGACCGGCTGCAGGGCGGCGACGGCAACGACATCGCGCGCGGCGGCATCGGCAACGACACCCTGTCGGGCGACGCCGGCAACGACAACCTGCAGGGCAACGAGCAGCACGACACGCTGTACGGCGAAGCGGGCAACGACACGCTCGATGGCGGTGCCGGCAACGATTACGTGGCCGGCGGCGCCGGCGCGGACGTCTACCTGTTCGGCACCGGCGCCGGCCAGGACACGCTGTACAACTACGACAACGACGCGCTGGGCACCAATGCGGACACGATCCAGCTGGGCGCGGGCATCGCCCCGGCCGGCGTGACGCTGACGCGGACCGGCGACGACCTCGTGCTGACCCTGGCCGCCAGCGGCGACACGCTGCGCGTGCAAAGCTACTTCCACGGCGAGGCCGCGTCGAACTACACGGTCGAGACGATCCGCTTCGCCGACGGCACCACGTGGGACATCGCGGCCGTGAAGGCCAAGGTGCAGGCAGGCAGCGCCAACAACGACACGCTGCACGGCTACGCCACGGCCGACACGCTGGCCGGCGGCGAGGGCAACGACGTCTTGTACGGCCAGGCCGGCGACGACGCGCTGACCGGCGCTTCCGGCAACGACAACCTGCAGGGCGGCGACGGCAACGACAGCGCGCGTGGTGGCGTCGGCCAGGACACCGTCTACGGCGGCAACGGCAACGACCTGGTGCACGGCAACGAAGGCAACGACAACGTGTACGGCGATGCCGGCAACGACACCCTCGACGGCGGCACCGGCGGCGACTACCTGCAGGGCGGCAGCGGCGCCGACCTGTACCAGTTCGGCAAGGGCGGCGGCCAGGACACGATCAACAACCACGATGGCGACGCCGTCGGCACCAATGCGGACGCGATCCTGCTGGGCGCCGGCATCGCGGCGGGCGGCGTGACGCTGACGCGCGTCAGCGACGACCTGCTGATCGCCATCAATGGCAGCGACGACACGCTGCGCGTGCAGAGCTACTTCTACAACGACGGCGCTTCCGCCTACGTCATGGAACACCTGAAGTTCGCCGACGGCACCACGTGGGACTACGCCACCGTCAAGTCGAAGCTGGTGACGGTGACGCCAGCGCCGAGCGTCAGCATCAACGGCACCCCAGCCGGCGACAACCTGGCAGGTGGCGCCGGCAACGACACGCTGTACGGCCAGGCCGGCAACGACACGCTGGACGGTGGTGCCGGCAACGACGCGCTGTATGGCGGCGACGGCAGCGACGTTTACAGGTTCGGCAAGGGCGCCGGTCGCGACACGATCGGCGGCTATGACGTCACGGCCGGCAAGGTCGATGCCATCGTGCTGGGCGCCGAGGTGGCGGAGGCGGACGTGGTGCTGGGACGCGAAGGCGACACGCTGGTGCTGGCAATCAAGGGCACCGGCGACACGCTGCGCGTTTCCAGCTACTTCAACACCGATGGCGCCGGCGGCTACCAGGTCGAGCAGATCCGCTTCGCCAGCGGCACCACGTGGGACGTCGCCGCGGTCAAGGCCAAGGTCACGGCGGCCACCGGCGAGAACGATGCGCTGATCGGCTACGCGGGCGCGGACAACCTGGCCGGCTTGCTGGGCGACGACACGCTGTCCGGCCGCGCCGGCAACGACACGCTGGACGGCGGCTGGGGCGACGACCAGCTGGCCGGCGAGGACGGCGACGACGTGCTGCGCGGCGGGCTGCACAACGACCGCCTCGACGGCGGCAACGGCGCCGACCTCCTGCAGGGCGGCGACGGCGACGACACCGTCTACGGCCAGGCCGGCAACGACACGCTGGAAGGCGGCGCCGGCAACGACACGCTGGACGGCGGCGCCGGCAACGACGTCTACCTGTTCGGCCGGGGCGCCGGCAGGGATACGATCAGCGCGCACGACGGCACGGCGGGCAAGGTCGACGTCGTCAGGCTCGGCGCCGGCATCGCGGCTGCCGACGTCACGCTCAAGCGCGACGGCGACGCGCTGGTACTGTCGATCAACGGCACGGCCGACACGCTGCGCGTCGGCAGCTATTTCTACAACGACGCCTCCTATGGCTACCAGGTCGAGGAAATCCGCTTCGCCGACGGCACGACCTGGGACCTGGCCACGGTCAAGGCGCGCGTGCAGGCCGCCGGCACCGACAGCGACACGCTGTACGGCTACGCCACGGCGGACAACCTGGCCGGGCTGGCCGGCGACGACACGGTATCCGGCAAGGGCGGCAACGACACCCTCGACGGCGGCACGGGCGAAGATCAGCTGGCCGGCGATGACGGCGACGACGTGCTGCGCGGCGGCGCCAACAACGACCGGCTCGATGGCGGCAACGGCGCCGACAACCTGCAAGGCGGCGACGGCGACGACACCGTCCACGGCCAGGCCGGCAACGACACGATCGACGGCGGCAGCGGCAACGATACGCTCGACGGCGGCGCCGGCAACGACGCCTACCTGTTCGGCCGCGGCGCCGGCAAGGACACAATCAGCGGCTACGACAGCACGGCCGGCAAGCTGGACGTGATCCAGCTGGGCGCCGGCATCGCGGCAGCGGACGTCACGCTCAAGCGCGATGGCGACGCGCTGGTGCTGTCGATCGCCGGCAGCGGCGACACCCTGCGCGTGGCCAGCCACTTCTATGCCGATGCGACCTATGGCTACCAGGTCGAGCAGATCCGCTTTGCCGACGGTACCACCTGGGACCTGGCCGCCATCAAGGCCAAGGTGCAGGCCGGCGGCAACGACAGCGAAAGCCTGTACGGCTACGCCGGCAACGACAGCCTGGTCGGCCTGCTGGGCGACGACGCGCTGTATGGCCGCGCCGGCAACGACACCCTCGACGGCGGCTGGGGCGACGACCAGCTGGCTGGGGAGGATGGCGACGACGTGCTGCGCGGCGGGCTGCAGAACGATCGCCTGGACGGCGGCACCGGCAACGACAGCCTGCAGGGCGGCGACGGCGACGATACCCTCTACGGCCAGGCCGGCAACGACACGCTGGAAGGCGGCGCCGGCAACGACACGCTCGACGGCGGTAGCGGCAACGACGTCTACCTGTTCGGCCGGGGCGCGGGCAAGGACACCATCAGCGCCCACGAAAGCACGGCGGGCAAGCTCGATCGGATCCAGCTGGCCAATGGCGTGGCGGCCGCCGACGTGGTCTTGCAGCGCGACGGCGACACGCTGGTGCTGTCGCTCGCCGGCAGCAGCGACAGCCTGCGCGTCAACAACTACTTCAGCCAGGATGCCACCTACGGCTACCAGGTCGAGGAAATCCGCTTCGCCGACGGCACCACCTGGAACGTGGCCACCGTCAAGCAGAAGGTGCTGGCGGCCGGCGCCGACAACGACACACTGATCGGCTACGCGGGCGCCGACAGCCTGGCCGGCCTGGGCGGCGAGGACACGTTGCGCGCCCGTGCCGGCAACGACACGCTGGACGGCGGCGCGGGCGACGACAACCTGTACGGCGAGGACGGCGACGACGTGCTGAAAGGTGGCCTGAACGACGACCAGCTCGATGGCGGCGCCGGCAACGACAGCCTGCTGGGCAACGAGGGTGCCGACGCGCTGTCCGGCCAGGCCGGCAACGACACGCTCGAGGGCGGCGCCGGCAACGACACGCTGGACGGCGGCGCCGGCAGCGACAAGTACCTGTTCGGCAAGGGTGCCGGTGCGGACAGCATCAGCAGCTACGACGGCGGCGCCAGCGACGACCGCGTCGCCTTCGGGGCGGGTGTGGCGGAAGGCCAGATCTGGCTGCAAAAGAGCGGCAGCGACCTGCAGCTGACCCTGATCGAGACCAACGACAAGCTGACCATCCGCAACTGGTACAGCGGCAGCGCATACCGTGTCGACGGCTTCGATCTCGCCAACGGCAAGCACCTGCTGGAAGGCCAGGTGGAGGCGCTGGTGTCGGCCATGGCGGCGTTCGCGCCGCCGGTGCCGGGCCAGACCTCGCTGCCCGCCGACTACCAGGCGGCGCTGAACCCGGTCATCGCGGCCAACTGGAAATAA
- a CDS encoding transcriptional regulator: MTKRDIFGEVMEGFDALQDARAGKLTLRTTEVERKPPSEMTAAKVRALREKLRVSQPVFARKLRTEERTIANWEQGVSKPNAQAAILLALVERDPALLEVIAGL, encoded by the coding sequence ATGACGAAACGCGATATTTTCGGCGAGGTGATGGAGGGGTTCGATGCGCTGCAGGATGCGCGGGCTGGCAAGCTGACGTTGCGGACCACCGAGGTCGAACGCAAGCCGCCGTCCGAGATGACTGCCGCCAAGGTGCGGGCGCTGCGCGAGAAGTTGCGGGTGTCGCAGCCGGTGTTCGCGCGCAAGCTGCGGACGGAGGAGCGGACCATTGCCAACTGGGAGCAGGGGGTGTCGAAGCCGAATGCGCAGGCGGCGATTTTGCTGGCGTTGGTGGAGCGGGATCCGGCTTTGTTGGAGGTTATTGCGGGGCTTTGA
- a CDS encoding DUF4224 domain-containing protein has translation MSDMFLTKDELATLTGRKLKSYQIEALRRMGVPFFINAIGHPIVARTAIEGGSNVSPSPPVKEWEPRVFREMREKEEREAQLRRNLGLMGKAQARPDSSDTCSNDVSGPSASQSPENLRGRRAPVTQSQKSGHRRGPRKTGR, from the coding sequence ATGAGCGACATGTTCCTGACGAAAGACGAACTCGCCACCCTTACTGGCCGAAAACTGAAGAGCTACCAGATCGAAGCGCTACGTCGGATGGGAGTTCCGTTTTTCATCAATGCCATCGGCCACCCCATCGTCGCGCGAACAGCAATCGAGGGTGGCAGCAACGTATCGCCCAGTCCGCCGGTGAAGGAATGGGAGCCGCGAGTCTTCCGGGAGATGAGGGAGAAGGAGGAGCGCGAAGCACAGCTCAGGCGCAACTTGGGACTGATGGGGAAGGCTCAGGCCAGACCCGACTCCTCCGACACCTGCTCTAACGATGTGTCCGGTCCAAGCGCATCCCAATCTCCCGAAAATCTGAGAGGTCGGCGCGCGCCAGTAACCCAGTCCCAAAAATCGGGACATCGTCGTGGTCCGAGGAAAACTGGGCGCTAA
- a CDS encoding ATP-binding protein, whose product MMSFSIKGIQVNFTSGPDIEYWLNQLKLMQMMRECEAPRFLKPFHLATLAHILRQEGVGALALPKKVGDYADTMQLWDALEITSPFGPKNRQAAGRYYPIQLLRDETLIEESADALKELFQSVCDSPETLDGVHTMLRELIGNCFAHSAVKDGLYGVICAQVWQGGRKAQIALCDSGIGIRASLSENALLLEKLQHSNSCDLATEYGITSKPGKGHSGYGLAVARGLLQQNLGMLYVRSGNEVFRVCRGRASSATVADQWAGTLLVIEWDLDNPVDISALYDSFPLPEGADDDDFDF is encoded by the coding sequence ATGATGAGCTTTTCCATCAAGGGCATTCAGGTGAACTTTACTTCTGGTCCAGACATCGAATATTGGCTTAATCAGCTGAAGCTTATGCAAATGATGAGGGAGTGTGAAGCACCAAGATTCCTGAAGCCATTTCACTTGGCAACGCTAGCGCATATTCTGCGTCAGGAGGGTGTAGGGGCGCTCGCGCTGCCTAAGAAAGTCGGTGACTATGCCGACACAATGCAGCTCTGGGATGCCCTTGAGATTACGTCACCCTTTGGCCCCAAGAACCGCCAAGCGGCGGGGCGGTACTACCCAATTCAGCTCCTCCGTGACGAGACTCTTATAGAAGAGTCAGCTGATGCCTTGAAGGAGCTTTTTCAGTCGGTATGCGATAGCCCGGAAACGTTAGACGGCGTCCACACGATGCTGCGCGAACTCATCGGAAATTGTTTTGCACACTCAGCGGTGAAAGACGGATTGTATGGTGTTATTTGCGCACAAGTTTGGCAGGGCGGGCGTAAAGCACAAATCGCGCTGTGTGACTCTGGTATCGGGATACGCGCCTCACTGTCCGAAAATGCGCTCTTGTTGGAAAAGCTGCAACACTCGAACAGTTGTGATTTAGCAACCGAATACGGCATCACAAGCAAACCTGGGAAGGGCCACTCTGGCTACGGATTGGCCGTTGCACGCGGCCTGCTCCAGCAAAACTTGGGCATGCTGTACGTTCGGTCGGGCAATGAGGTTTTCAGAGTCTGTCGTGGGCGCGCTAGTAGCGCGACAGTTGCAGATCAATGGGCTGGTACGTTGCTTGTGATAGAGTGGGACCTTGACAACCCTGTTGACATCTCAGCTTTATACGATAGTTTTCCGTTACCAGAGGGTGCCGATGATGACGACTTCGACTTTTAA
- a CDS encoding SOS response-associated peptidase family protein, which produces MLVIDDVHWGYQPCWAKGKIPVAINTRREKITGEYWAGLLKVGCVIVPADGWYEWTGDNGEKQPWHIHRGDGGALYFAGLAGATRPDDEHKPAEGFTIVTDDAQGGMVDVHDRRPIVFTAEDAKVWLDPETSPEHAEQLAREAALGPEQFEWFRVNRAVGNIRNQGPKLVERVD; this is translated from the coding sequence ATGCTCGTCATCGACGACGTCCACTGGGGATATCAGCCGTGTTGGGCGAAGGGCAAGATCCCGGTCGCGATCAACACGCGCCGCGAGAAGATCACTGGGGAGTACTGGGCCGGCTTGCTGAAAGTTGGCTGTGTCATCGTTCCCGCCGATGGCTGGTACGAATGGACCGGTGACAATGGCGAAAAGCAGCCGTGGCATATCCACCGCGGCGACGGCGGCGCGCTGTACTTCGCCGGCCTGGCGGGCGCCACGCGACCGGACGACGAGCACAAGCCCGCTGAGGGCTTTACGATCGTCACCGACGACGCCCAGGGCGGCATGGTCGACGTGCACGACCGGCGCCCCATCGTCTTTACCGCCGAGGACGCGAAAGTCTGGCTTGACCCTGAGACCTCGCCCGAACACGCAGAGCAACTGGCGCGCGAGGCCGCGCTGGGACCGGAACAGTTCGAGTGGTTCCGCGTGAACCGGGCCGTGGGCAATATACGCAATCAGGGCCCTAAATTGGTCGAACGCGTGGACTGA
- a CDS encoding Arc family DNA-binding protein — MQGIKFQLRLPPDVRDWLEQDAARNDRSMNGQVVAILRERMNQQTQIAQQNEQRAR, encoded by the coding sequence ATGCAAGGGATCAAGTTTCAGCTGAGATTGCCGCCGGACGTCAGGGATTGGCTGGAGCAGGACGCCGCGCGAAACGACCGGTCCATGAACGGCCAGGTGGTTGCCATTCTTCGCGAACGAATGAACCAGCAGACTCAGATCGCACAGCAGAACGAGCAGCGCGCGAGGTAA
- a CDS encoding Arc family DNA-binding protein, with translation METEKTPRNPQTADKYIVRLPDGMREKISEIAKSNKRSMNAEIVSMLQQAMDDRASSVAGASLDIDALAEALASKLAARLKDTP, from the coding sequence ATGGAAACGGAAAAGACGCCGCGCAACCCGCAAACAGCCGACAAGTACATCGTGCGGCTGCCCGACGGCATGCGCGAGAAGATCAGCGAAATCGCCAAGAGCAACAAACGCAGTATGAACGCGGAGATTGTGTCCATGTTGCAACAAGCGATGGACGATCGGGCCAGCAGTGTGGCTGGGGCATCGCTCGACATCGACGCACTTGCCGAAGCGCTGGCATCGAAGCTTGCAGCCCGATTAAAGGACACACCATGA